In Plasmodium gaboni strain SY75 chromosome 11, whole genome shotgun sequence, the following proteins share a genomic window:
- a CDS encoding protein disulfide isomerase: protein MKGYNYLFLFVSLIFVFIKSSFGLYTNVPEIETVDDPKRLEELLSLKKVYLVQFYATWCRVSRGFSNDFINIAKTLKDDVKFIAIKNENILNEYKITEYPTMHLIFGNENNTKKEVEKFDGKYKIKDVVSFIYEGIKNYRLKELNIDTSKKSSYKKKSKGKNNGKVIILNDSNFDQNVIQNDDNVWFVFFYAPWCGHSKPIHPMFDELAKKVAHLKNAKIAKIDATVEQRTAQTYQINHYPSFRLFPSGNKKPHTAIDYNDSRTVDDLHHFFLKYYVEKKELIQLTSQQVFDEFCEKDVCLLALLPNKEDTEPSYFKSYVHILSNVIKDVNHLPVTLLWTQAGDQLDIVQKLNLTFGFPTVIALSFSKNVFSILKGNYSEQSIKNFITQMMMGKSSVDNLVPFKVKNVPKFSFNSSNDINTEL, encoded by the coding sequence atgaaagggtataattatttgttCTTATTTGTTAGTTTAATATTCGTTTTCATTAAATCTAGCTTTGGATTATATACTAATGTACCCGAAATTGAAACAGTTGATGACCCTAAAAGATTAGAAGAATTATTAAgtttaaaaaaagtttATCTTGTTCAGTTTTATGCTACATGGTGTAGGGTTTCAAGAGGTTTTTCTAACGATTTCATCAATATAGCAAAAACATTAAAAGATGATGTTAAATTTATAgctataaaaaatgaaaatatattaaatgaatacAAGATCACTGAATATCCAACAATGCATTTAATATTTGgaaatgaaaataatactAAAAAAGAAGTAGAAAAGTTTGATGGAAAATATAAGATCAAAGATGTAgtttcttttatatatgaaggtattaaaaattatcgtttaaaagaattaaatatagatacatcaaaaaaaagttcttacaaaaaaaaatctaaAGGTAAAAACAATGGGAAAgtaattattttaaatgataGTAATTTCGATCAAAATGTTATAcaaaatgatgataatgtTTGGTTTGTCTTTTTCTATGCTCCATGGTGTGGCCATAGTAAACCTATACATCCAATGTTTGATGAACTAGCTAAAAAAGTAGCTCATTTGAAAAATGCTAAAATAGCTAAAATCGATGCTACAGTAGAACAAAGAACAGCACAAACATATCAAATAAATCATTATCCATCTTTTAGATTATTTCCATCaggaaataaaaaaccTCATACTGCAATTGATTATAATGATTCAAGAACTGTTGATGATTTACATCATTTCTTtctaaaatattatgttgaaaaaaaagaattaattCAATTAACATCACAACAAGTTTTTGATGAATTCTGTGAAAAGGATGTCTGTCTATTAGCTCTCTTACCAAATAAAGAAGACACAGAACcttcatattttaaatcATACGTTCATATATTAAGTAATGTTATTAAAGACGTGAACCACTTACCAGTTACATTATTATGGACCCAAGCAGGTGATCAATTAGATATAGttcaaaaattaaatttaacATTTGGTTTCCCAACAGTTATTGCTTTAAGTTTTTcaaaaaatgttttttcTATACTTAAAGGTAATTATTCTGAACAatctataaaaaattttattacaCAAATGA